Proteins co-encoded in one Methanobrevibacter oralis genomic window:
- a CDS encoding methanogenesis marker 7 protein: MYETLTFTGGVHKSEEIKELIEDLGGFILQENLLQMELVLNMAIPIEDVDKIEKKASELLAKISVAPMAGSEIAIVSPTLARHHLPHAACDISEYLREFGAKDNMIGLARGDGKGTSGITEEEKSLIEEHDVAVFALGSFENCIKEKSFLYDDLDVPVIVTGSPDIPIEELPGADAYVGGLGRIPRRLRRGPDIRALDKLVETIEETLNNKKHEMTLDPPLLPSIVVKNAIENQVEEIKNVISPAPVTSQLDGVRVKLNYDKYHKVIENIEIDGKKLSQLAEIKKSFMYDYILVKINSESSVVEA, encoded by the coding sequence ATGTATGAAACATTAACATTTACCGGTGGAGTCCACAAAAGTGAAGAAATTAAGGAATTAATTGAAGATTTAGGAGGATTTATTCTTCAAGAAAATCTTTTACAAATGGAATTAGTTTTAAACATGGCCATTCCTATTGAAGATGTTGATAAGATTGAGAAAAAAGCTTCAGAATTATTAGCTAAAATATCTGTAGCTCCAATGGCGGGCTCAGAGATAGCTATTGTTTCACCAACTCTTGCAAGACACCACTTACCTCATGCTGCATGTGATATTTCAGAATATTTACGTGAATTTGGTGCAAAAGATAACATGATAGGACTTGCTAGAGGAGATGGAAAAGGGACATCTGGTATTACTGAAGAAGAAAAAAGCTTAATTGAAGAACATGATGTAGCTGTTTTTGCTTTAGGTAGTTTTGAAAATTGTATTAAAGAAAAATCATTTTTATACGATGATTTGGATGTTCCAGTTATTGTTACTGGTTCTCCAGATATTCCAATTGAAGAACTTCCAGGAGCAGATGCATATGTAGGTGGTCTTGGTAGGATTCCAAGAAGACTTAGAAGAGGACCCGATATACGTGCACTTGATAAGTTAGTTGAAACCATTGAAGAAACTTTAAACAATAAAAAGCATGAAATGACATTAGATCCACCATTACTTCCATCTATTGTTGTTAAAAATGCTATTGAAAATCAAGTTGAAGAAATTAAAAATGTTATTTCCCCAGCACCAGTTACTTCTCAATTAGATGGTGTTCGTGTTAAATTAAACTATGATAAATATCATAAAGTAATAGAAAATATAGAAATTGATGGTAAAAAATTATCACAATTAGCAGAAATTAAAAAATCATTTATGTATGATTATATATTAGTTAAAATTAATAGTGAAAGCTCTGTTGTTGAAGCTTAA
- the mtrC gene encoding tetrahydromethanopterin S-methyltransferase subunit MtrC translates to MSAGGSADGAAAGAIDSNHLLILGVVGALIGIYLSNVNDIIGPVIAGLGGVCAIVWGSDAIRRVASYGLGTGVPSIGYMSLSVGVIGALTGITLATILNIPLIGPISGLIVAVIIGAVIALVATKIVGMKIPIMVQCTIEIAGAAMLSILAFSSAVTGTYDMAAIYENVVAHGFIAVFFILCTMAIQHPFNACLGPNEDQVRTLKCAASTAFLTMTITGLISSITGGLGWFVVFIVGLIGWIIAFRAFVQASCSDAASTRWAGLWPDVEQ, encoded by the coding sequence ATGTCTGCTGGTGGAAGTGCTGATGGTGCAGCTGCAGGTGCTATAGATTCAAATCATTTATTAATCTTAGGTGTTGTTGGTGCATTAATCGGAATTTATTTATCTAATGTTAATGATATTATTGGTCCTGTAATTGCAGGTCTAGGAGGAGTATGTGCAATTGTATGGGGATCTGATGCTATTCGTAGAGTAGCTAGTTATGGTTTAGGTACCGGTGTTCCATCAATCGGATACATGTCTTTATCTGTAGGAGTAATTGGTGCATTAACTGGTATTACATTAGCAACTATTCTTAATATTCCATTAATTGGCCCTATTTCAGGACTTATTGTTGCTGTAATTATTGGTGCTGTTATTGCATTAGTTGCAACTAAAATTGTTGGTATGAAAATCCCAATTATGGTTCAGTGTACTATTGAAATTGCTGGTGCTGCTATGCTATCTATTTTAGCGTTTTCAAGTGCTGTTACAGGGACATATGACATGGCTGCAATTTATGAAAATGTTGTTGCACATGGTTTTATTGCCGTGTTCTTTATTTTGTGTACTATGGCTATTCAACATCCATTTAATGCATGTTTAGGACCAAATGAAGATCAAGTAAGAACTCTTAAATGTGCAGCATCTACTGCATTTTTAACTATGACAATTACTGGTCTTATTTCTTCAATTACTGGAGGATTAGGTTGGTTTGTAGTATTCATTGTAGGTTTAATTGGATGGATTATTGCCTTTAGAGCATTTGTTCAAGCTTCATGTAGTGATGCAGCTTCAACAAGATGGGCTGGTTTATGGCCTGATGTAGAACAATAG
- the mcrD gene encoding methyl-coenzyme M reductase operon protein D, whose translation MDIEIFPYRVLGSDTTEKLLNDLEVIEDVKRTVIQGPRFPKTEETLPPQYRERRVIQVNGEDLELKVKTGRIFVELTMESTIKEIEEVCKKNIPYGFDINQDRTNYIRKVKTVSDSIKYGEADLPDELIGMTDQYSSFEDHVKIIKKDDFD comes from the coding sequence ATGGATATTGAAATATTTCCTTATAGAGTTCTTGGAAGTGACACAACTGAAAAGTTGTTAAATGACTTAGAAGTCATTGAAGATGTTAAAAGAACTGTTATTCAAGGTCCTAGGTTTCCAAAAACTGAAGAGACTTTACCTCCTCAATATAGGGAACGTAGAGTAATTCAAGTTAATGGTGAAGATCTTGAATTAAAGGTAAAAACTGGTCGAATTTTTGTTGAACTAACTATGGAGTCAACAATTAAAGAGATTGAAGAAGTCTGTAAGAAAAATATTCCTTATGGCTTTGATATTAATCAAGATAGAACTAACTACATCAGGAAAGTTAAAACAGTTTCTGATAGTATTAAATATGGCGAAGCTGATTTACCTGATGAATTAATTGGAATGACAGATCAATATTCAAGTTTTGAAGATCATGTGAAAATTATTAAAAAGGATGACTTTGATTAA
- the mtrE gene encoding tetrahydromethanopterin S-methyltransferase subunit E translates to MINLIKNMEEKIMDPVTLGVVALMGAVATIGGAAEDLESDIGSQSNPNSQVQLAPQMGHLHRMINKAASGEPVAYGVWCGVAGAIAYILIHFGIFPIVGIAIGASVAAFVHSIYTVTSHMGRIVGQSQFEQPLFMDVLTQSLGPIAGHGFITSFCIVGISYLMTIPLNGTALHVFPLPLLAMLWGIALGAIGSSTGDVHYGAESEYQKFEFGGGTPVAIQGDIVTKAPIGAKNSMDVVNFCAKFGGPLTGFCFGLVVFFSFWNTVVFGIYGGIIVGLIIVVLLGVMNDRLEVFAREKYGPYEE, encoded by the coding sequence ATGATCAATTTAATAAAAAATATGGAGGAAAAAATTATGGACCCTGTAACATTAGGTGTTGTTGCATTAATGGGTGCAGTTGCTACTATTGGAGGGGCTGCAGAGGACTTAGAATCTGATATTGGTTCTCAAAGTAACCCTAACTCTCAAGTTCAACTTGCTCCACAAATGGGACATTTACACCGTATGATAAACAAAGCGGCTTCTGGTGAACCAGTCGCTTATGGTGTTTGGTGTGGTGTTGCTGGTGCTATTGCATACATATTAATCCACTTTGGAATTTTCCCAATTGTTGGCATTGCAATTGGTGCAAGTGTCGCTGCTTTTGTTCACTCTATTTATACTGTTACATCCCACATGGGAAGGATTGTTGGGCAATCTCAATTTGAACAACCTTTGTTTATGGATGTATTGACTCAATCTTTAGGACCTATTGCAGGTCACGGATTTATAACTAGTTTTTGTATTGTTGGAATTTCCTATTTAATGACTATTCCATTAAATGGAACTGCATTACATGTATTCCCATTACCGCTCTTAGCAATGCTTTGGGGTATTGCTCTTGGTGCTATTGGTTCTTCAACTGGGGATGTACATTATGGTGCAGAAAGCGAATATCAAAAGTTCGAGTTTGGTGGAGGTACTCCTGTAGCTATTCAAGGGGATATAGTTACAAAGGCTCCTATAGGTGCTAAAAACTCTATGGATGTTGTAAACTTCTGTGCTAAATTCGGTGGACCATTAACTGGTTTCTGTTTCGGTCTTGTTGTATTCTTTAGTTTCTGGAATACAGTTGTATTTGGAATTTATGGTGGTATTATTGTAGGTCTTATAATCGTTGTTTTATTAGGTGTAATGAATGACAGATTAGAAGTATTTGCAAGAGAAAAATACGGACCGTATGAGGAATAA
- the mcrG gene encoding coenzyme-B sulfoethylthiotransferase subunit gamma encodes MAQIYPGTSQVAQNRRNFTNPDYELEKLREISDEDVVKILGHRAPGSEYKSVHPPLEELDEPDDIVRELVTPIDGAKAGDRIRYIQFVDSMYFAPAQPYLRARSYLFRFRGIDTGTLSGRQVIEARERDIERISKYLLETEYFDTARTGIRGAGVHGHSLRLDENGLMFDMLRRQVFNRETGNVEMVRDQVGRDLDEPVVLGEPLDEETLKSKTTIYRIDGEAYKDDVEAVEVLKNIHVSRSFGAFNPNEGW; translated from the coding sequence ATGGCACAAATTTATCCAGGTACTTCTCAGGTTGCTCAAAATAGAAGAAACTTTACTAATCCAGATTATGAATTAGAAAAGTTAAGAGAAATTTCTGATGAAGACGTAGTAAAAATATTAGGTCACAGAGCTCCAGGTTCTGAATACAAAAGTGTTCACCCACCTTTAGAAGAACTCGATGAACCTGATGATATTGTAAGAGAATTAGTAACACCTATTGACGGTGCAAAAGCAGGAGATAGGATTAGATACATTCAATTCGTAGATTCAATGTACTTCGCACCAGCTCAACCTTACTTAAGGGCAAGATCTTATTTATTTAGATTTAGAGGAATTGATACTGGTACCTTATCTGGAAGACAAGTAATCGAAGCAAGGGAAAGAGATATTGAAAGAATTTCAAAATATCTTTTAGAAACTGAATACTTCGATACTGCAAGAACTGGTATTAGAGGTGCAGGTGTACACGGTCATTCTTTAAGGTTAGATGAAAATGGTTTGATGTTTGACATGCTTAGAAGACAAGTATTCAATAGAGAAACTGGTAATGTTGAAATGGTCAGAGACCAAGTTGGAAGAGACTTAGACGAACCAGTTGTATTAGGTGAACCATTAGATGAAGAAACATTAAAATCCAAAACCACTATTTACAGAATTGATGGTGAAGCATACAAGGACGATGTAGAAGCTGTTGAAGTATTAAAAAATATTCACGTATCTAGATCTTTCGGTGCATTTAATCCAAATGAAGGATGGTAA
- the mmp10 gene encoding methyl coenzyme M reductase-arginine methyltransferase Mmp10 (Mmp10 (methanogenesis marker protein 10) is a cobalamin-requiring radical SAM methyltransferase that creates the methylarginine modification to methyl coenzyme M reductase.), with translation MQVVADVGGIPGKDCNGFCKYCYFRKVKEIKSFGCAHCLPNKIGCERCSKGIADAQSDFKSPFEVMNEVQNTIMMNRGFGDITANISGGGDVSCYPYLEQLTSNLNQFSISSHLGYTCGKGITDSSIATRLINNNVNEVTFTVFSIDPKLRHEWVKDPNPIEALNACKIFCENIKLTGASVIIPGVNDGDILRQTCNSLEEWGAKGFILMRFANTFNEGLILGNEPILKDFESQPVEDFAELVEQINKEYNFRVTGTPLYDPETGGPFAIARDENEIFLQFIKKITGEATIITSKIAAPFIKKIFNKIEAESVNVVAVEKEIACLITKEDLEKLDLNELKQAVILPGRSFVHQLDAERILSADGIERVVGRGPDTLTADGELSIDMSDENVIERELEDFNDLVDAINFFGMRII, from the coding sequence ATGCAAGTTGTAGCTGATGTTGGAGGAATACCTGGTAAAGATTGTAATGGATTTTGCAAATACTGTTACTTCAGAAAGGTAAAAGAAATAAAAAGCTTTGGATGTGCTCACTGTCTTCCAAATAAAATAGGGTGTGAAAGATGCTCTAAAGGAATAGCTGATGCACAAAGTGACTTTAAATCACCTTTTGAAGTAATGAATGAAGTTCAAAATACAATAATGATGAATAGGGGTTTTGGAGATATTACAGCCAACATTAGTGGTGGTGGCGATGTTAGTTGTTATCCTTATTTAGAACAACTTACATCTAACCTTAATCAATTTTCAATTTCTTCACACTTAGGTTATACCTGTGGAAAAGGCATAACCGATAGTTCAATAGCTACAAGATTAATAAATAATAATGTTAATGAAGTAACATTTACTGTTTTTTCAATAGATCCTAAGCTTAGACATGAATGGGTTAAAGATCCAAACCCAATTGAAGCTTTAAATGCATGCAAAATCTTTTGTGAAAATATAAAACTAACAGGTGCTTCAGTTATTATTCCCGGTGTAAATGATGGGGATATTTTAAGGCAAACTTGTAATTCTCTTGAAGAATGGGGTGCAAAAGGATTTATTTTAATGAGATTTGCAAATACATTCAATGAAGGATTAATTCTTGGAAATGAACCCATTCTTAAAGATTTTGAATCTCAACCTGTTGAAGACTTTGCTGAACTTGTTGAACAAATTAATAAAGAATATAATTTTAGAGTAACAGGAACCCCATTATATGATCCTGAAACTGGTGGACCTTTTGCAATAGCTAGAGATGAAAATGAAATATTTTTACAATTTATTAAAAAAATTACTGGTGAAGCAACAATAATAACCTCAAAAATAGCTGCTCCATTTATAAAAAAAATATTTAATAAAATAGAAGCAGAGAGTGTTAATGTTGTAGCTGTTGAAAAAGAGATAGCTTGTTTAATTACAAAAGAAGATCTGGAAAAACTTGATTTAAATGAATTAAAACAAGCCGTGATTCTTCCTGGAAGATCATTTGTTCATCAACTTGATGCAGAAAGAATTTTAAGTGCCGATGGTATTGAACGAGTTGTTGGTCGTGGCCCAGATACTTTAACAGCCGATGGTGAACTAAGTATAGATATGAGCGATGAAAATGTAATTGAAAGAGAATTAGAAGATTTTAATGACTTAGTTGATGCTATTAATTTCTTTGGAATGAGAATAATTTAA
- the comB gene encoding 2-phosphosulfolactate phosphatase, with amino-acid sequence MKITLSLEKTISNDVSIMVDALRASTTITLALNNFNKIIPCFTPEEAFKLKKLENGIIAGERGGEIIDGFDIGNSPKLVESYKSDKKTLILTTSNGTRILENMNSTVLIGSLVNAKSVGKKSVETADNHIDVVMAGVNGEFALEDFLASGEILYWICNNLDEYDLSDYAKAAIIASKDYEYLKNGFLNSKSAQRLKKLNYYDDIILCSLKNISDNVAIYENNEIKLIKD; translated from the coding sequence ATGAAAATAACATTGAGTTTAGAAAAGACTATAAGTAATGATGTTTCGATAATGGTTGATGCCCTAAGGGCAAGTACTACTATTACATTAGCATTAAATAATTTTAATAAAATAATTCCTTGTTTTACTCCCGAAGAAGCATTTAAACTAAAAAAACTTGAAAACGGAATTATAGCAGGGGAACGTGGTGGAGAAATAATTGATGGTTTTGATATTGGAAACTCACCAAAATTAGTTGAATCTTATAAAAGTGATAAAAAAACTCTAATTTTAACTACAAGCAATGGTACAAGAATTTTAGAGAATATGAATTCTACCGTTCTTATTGGATCACTTGTAAATGCTAAAAGTGTTGGGAAAAAAAGTGTTGAAACAGCAGATAATCATATTGATGTTGTAATGGCAGGAGTTAATGGTGAATTTGCTTTAGAAGATTTTTTAGCATCAGGTGAAATACTATATTGGATTTGCAACAATTTAGATGAATATGATTTAAGTGATTATGCAAAAGCAGCTATAATTGCTAGTAAAGACTATGAATATCTAAAAAATGGATTTTTAAATTCTAAATCTGCTCAAAGACTTAAAAAACTCAATTATTACGATGATATTATCCTATGCTCACTTAAAAATATTTCAGATAATGTTGCTATTTATGAAAATAATGAAATAAAATTAATTAAAGATTAG
- the mcrB gene encoding coenzyme-B sulfoethylthiotransferase subunit beta has product MAKFDDKVDLYDDRGSEIASNVPIEALSPLRNPAIQNIVKGVKRTVAVNLEGLEKSVKTGAVGGDKSRILGRELDLDIVGNAEAIAEKMKEIIQISESDDTKVELISGGKRLLVQVPTQRIDVAAEYSVAPLSTASALVQSVIEILDVDIYDANFVKAAVLGRYPQSVDYKGSNIATMLDIPQKLEGAGYALRGVKANDFAAATLKNTFQATALASIFEQTAMFEMADALGVYERLHLLGLAYQGMNADNLVFDLVKENANGTVGSVVNSTIERAEADGIIAPQKALTDFNIYNTDDAAKWNAYAAAGAVAATMVNIGAARAAQGVPSTLLYFNDNIEFATGLPSIDYGRAEGVAVGFSFFSHSIYGGGGPGLFNGNHVVTRHSKGFCIPCVAAAMSLDAGTQLFSPEATSGLIKEVYSQIDEFREPLKYVALAADDIKGDI; this is encoded by the coding sequence ATGGCAAAGTTTGATGATAAAGTCGATTTATATGACGATAGAGGCTCAGAAATTGCATCTAACGTACCTATTGAAGCTTTAAGTCCACTTAGAAACCCAGCAATTCAAAACATTGTAAAAGGTGTAAAAAGAACTGTTGCTGTAAATTTAGAAGGACTTGAAAAATCTGTAAAAACTGGTGCAGTTGGTGGAGATAAATCTAGAATATTGGGAAGAGAATTAGATCTTGATATTGTAGGTAATGCAGAAGCAATTGCAGAAAAAATGAAAGAAATTATTCAAATTTCTGAAAGTGACGATACTAAAGTTGAACTTATTTCTGGAGGTAAAAGACTATTAGTACAGGTACCAACTCAAAGAATTGATGTTGCTGCTGAATACTCTGTAGCTCCTTTATCTACAGCTAGTGCTTTAGTACAATCTGTAATTGAAATTTTAGACGTTGATATTTACGATGCTAACTTTGTAAAAGCTGCAGTTTTAGGTAGATACCCACAATCTGTAGATTACAAAGGTTCTAACATTGCAACCATGTTAGACATTCCACAAAAACTCGAAGGTGCAGGTTATGCTTTAAGAGGTGTAAAAGCAAATGATTTTGCCGCTGCAACTTTAAAAAATACTTTCCAAGCTACAGCTTTAGCATCCATTTTCGAACAAACTGCTATGTTTGAAATGGCTGATGCATTAGGTGTTTACGAAAGATTACATTTATTAGGATTGGCATATCAAGGTATGAACGCTGATAATTTAGTATTTGACTTAGTTAAAGAAAATGCAAATGGAACTGTTGGTAGTGTTGTTAACTCAACTATTGAAAGAGCAGAAGCTGATGGAATAATTGCCCCACAAAAAGCATTAACTGATTTCAATATTTACAACACTGATGATGCAGCTAAATGGAACGCTTATGCTGCTGCTGGTGCAGTTGCAGCAACTATGGTTAACATAGGTGCAGCTCGTGCAGCTCAAGGTGTACCATCTACTTTATTATACTTCAATGATAATATTGAATTCGCTACTGGTTTACCAAGTATTGACTATGGTAGAGCAGAAGGTGTAGCTGTAGGATTCTCCTTCTTCAGTCACTCTATTTATGGTGGTGGAGGTCCTGGTTTATTCAATGGTAACCACGTTGTAACAAGACACAGTAAAGGATTCTGTATTCCTTGTGTAGCTGCTGCTATGTCTTTAGATGCAGGAACACAACTCTTTTCACCGGAAGCAACTTCTGGTTTAATTAAAGAAGTATACAGTCAAATTGACGAATTTAGAGAACCTCTCAAATATGTTGCATTAGCAGCTGATGATATTAAAGGTGACATCTAA
- the mcrC gene encoding methyl-coenzyme M reductase I operon protein C — protein sequence MIGRCTHVVDCRETSGMGKGGSLAQRGTFAECGTDVCAVAMSPGRRHITKPVCEITFGLREANVLTSTMVLNAGAGVPHDAPASGGTLFGLTDKEVEQMSNFKLLVIHLGGVANHIIYKARLILRNINKHCIIICESPVDCEDFAKIGVKTSKVMPSERDVKTKGSIDDIITGVIRGETISQEKLDEIIRKVKLALGDA from the coding sequence ATGATAGGACGTTGTACTCACGTTGTTGATTGTAGAGAAACAAGTGGTATGGGTAAAGGTGGAAGTCTTGCTCAAAGAGGGACTTTTGCTGAATGTGGTACTGATGTTTGTGCAGTTGCTATGTCTCCAGGACGTAGACACATTACTAAACCAGTTTGTGAAATTACATTCGGATTACGTGAAGCTAATGTTTTAACAAGTACTATGGTTTTAAATGCTGGTGCGGGTGTTCCTCATGACGCTCCTGCTTCAGGAGGTACTCTATTTGGACTTACTGATAAAGAAGTAGAACAAATGAGTAATTTTAAATTGTTAGTCATTCACTTAGGTGGAGTTGCCAATCATATTATTTACAAAGCAAGGTTGATTCTAAGGAACATCAATAAACATTGTATTATTATTTGTGAATCACCAGTTGATTGTGAAGATTTTGCTAAAATTGGAGTAAAAACTTCAAAAGTCATGCCATCTGAAAGAGATGTTAAAACTAAAGGGTCCATTGATGATATTATCACTGGAGTTATTCGCGGTGAAACAATCTCACAAGAAAAATTAGATGAAATTATTAGAAAAGTTAAATTAGCATTAGGAGATGCATAA
- the mcrA gene encoding coenzyme-B sulfoethylthiotransferase subunit alpha, protein MADKKFLDAMKQKFSEDPTEKRTQFYNMGGWKQSERKTAFVNEGKKIAEERGIPMYNPDIGTPLGQRALMSYQLSTTDTFVEGDDLHFINNSAIQQAWDDIRKTVIVGLNTAHNVLEKRLGIEVTPETITHYLETVNHAMPGAAVVQEHMVETDPLVVSDSYVKVFTGDDELADEIDSAFVLDINKEFPEEQAEALKAEVGGSVWQAVRIPAIVGRVCDGGTTSRWSAMQIGMSMISAYNQCAGEGATGDFAYASKHAEVIHMGTYLPVRRARAENELGGVPFGFMADICQGTRVHPDDPVRSTLEVVALGAALYDQIWLGSYMSGGVGFTQYATAAYTDNVLDDFTYFGKDYVEDKYGGLTQAPNNMDTVLDVGTEVAFYALEQYEEYPALLETHFGGSQRSSVISAAAGASTAFATGNAQTGLSAWYLSMYLHKEQHSRLGFYGFDLQDQCGAANVFSIRNDEGIPLEMRGPNYPNYAMNVGHQGEYAGIAQAPHSARGDAWAFNPLIKIAFADKNLIFDFSQPRAEFAKGALREFEPSGERTAITPAK, encoded by the coding sequence ATGGCAGATAAAAAATTCTTAGATGCAATGAAACAAAAATTCAGTGAAGATCCAACTGAAAAAAGAACACAATTCTATAACATGGGTGGTTGGAAACAATCTGAAAGAAAAACTGCTTTCGTAAATGAAGGTAAAAAAATAGCTGAAGAAAGGGGAATTCCAATGTACAACCCAGACATTGGTACTCCTTTAGGTCAAAGAGCTTTAATGTCTTACCAATTATCTACTACTGATACTTTTGTTGAAGGTGACGATTTACACTTTATTAACAACTCAGCTATTCAACAAGCTTGGGATGACATTAGAAAAACTGTAATTGTAGGTTTAAACACTGCTCACAACGTACTTGAAAAAAGATTAGGTATTGAAGTAACTCCAGAAACTATTACTCATTACTTAGAAACTGTAAACCACGCTATGCCTGGTGCAGCAGTAGTTCAAGAGCACATGGTAGAAACTGACCCATTAGTAGTATCTGACAGTTACGTAAAAGTATTTACTGGTGACGATGAATTAGCTGATGAAATTGACTCAGCATTCGTTTTAGATATTAATAAAGAGTTCCCAGAAGAACAAGCTGAAGCTTTAAAAGCTGAAGTAGGTGGAAGTGTATGGCAAGCTGTAAGAATTCCTGCTATTGTGGGAAGAGTTTGTGATGGAGGTACTACCTCTAGATGGTCTGCTATGCAAATTGGTATGTCAATGATTTCAGCATACAACCAATGTGCTGGTGAAGGTGCAACAGGAGACTTTGCATACGCATCCAAACACGCAGAAGTTATCCACATGGGTACTTACTTACCTGTAAGAAGAGCAAGAGCAGAAAATGAACTTGGTGGAGTTCCATTCGGATTTATGGCAGATATTTGTCAAGGTACTAGAGTTCACCCAGATGACCCTGTACGTTCCACTTTAGAAGTAGTAGCTTTAGGTGCTGCTTTATACGACCAAATTTGGTTAGGTTCTTACATGTCTGGTGGTGTAGGATTCACTCAATATGCTACAGCAGCATATACTGATAATGTATTAGATGACTTCACTTACTTCGGTAAAGATTATGTTGAAGATAAATACGGTGGATTAACTCAAGCACCAAATAATATGGATACTGTTTTAGATGTTGGTACTGAAGTTGCATTCTATGCATTAGAACAATACGAAGAATACCCAGCATTACTCGAAACTCACTTCGGTGGATCTCAAAGATCATCTGTTATTTCAGCAGCAGCTGGTGCTTCAACTGCATTTGCTACTGGTAATGCTCAAACTGGTTTAAGTGCATGGTACTTATCTATGTATTTACACAAAGAACAACATTCCAGATTAGGTTTCTATGGTTTCGATTTACAAGATCAATGTGGTGCTGCTAACGTATTCTCTATCAGAAACGATGAAGGTATACCACTTGAAATGAGAGGCCCTAACTACCCTAACTACGCAATGAATGTAGGTCACCAAGGTGAATATGCTGGTATTGCACAAGCTCCTCACTCCGCTCGTGGAGATGCATGGGCTTTCAATCCATTAATTAAAATAGCATTTGCTGACAAAAACTTAATCTTTGACTTCAGCCAACCTCGTGCTGAGTTTGCTAAAGGAGCATTAAGAGAGTTCGAACCATCTGGTGAAAGAACTGCTATTACTCCAGCAAAATAA
- the mtrD gene encoding tetrahydromethanopterin S-methyltransferase subunit D: MDPISLILFIAIGGIMIGAGVHFIPVGGAPAAMATATGVGTGTAMLAAGAGLTGLITAATMTGEPFYVVGVGGAIGAMIMMGITMFIANIIYIFGVGVVPAASKVNVDWITKRNQEKYKTPGTEGHGVPTTSFVSGLIGGLLGGFGGGLVYYGINTAVNDATLVTDPAISIGLAAILGVGVFFINSVIASYNIGGTIEGMHDPKFKRIGTGALACGIASVVLGIFCIILTGGI, from the coding sequence ATGGATCCTATTTCATTAATTTTATTCATCGCTATAGGCGGTATTATGATTGGTGCAGGTGTGCACTTTATTCCTGTAGGAGGAGCTCCTGCAGCTATGGCAACAGCTACTGGTGTAGGTACTGGTACTGCTATGTTAGCTGCTGGTGCTGGTTTAACAGGACTTATTACTGCTGCTACTATGACAGGTGAACCATTTTATGTGGTTGGTGTTGGGGGAGCAATTGGTGCAATGATTATGATGGGTATTACAATGTTTATTGCTAACATTATCTACATCTTTGGTGTAGGAGTTGTACCTGCTGCTTCAAAAGTAAATGTTGATTGGATTACCAAACGTAACCAAGAAAAATATAAGACTCCTGGTACTGAAGGTCACGGTGTTCCAACTACTTCATTTGTAAGTGGTCTTATTGGAGGACTTCTTGGTGGTTTCGGTGGGGGATTAGTTTACTATGGAATCAACACTGCTGTAAATGATGCTACTCTTGTTACTGACCCTGCTATAAGCATTGGGTTAGCAGCTATTTTAGGTGTAGGTGTGTTCTTTATTAATTCAGTAATTGCTTCATATAATATTGGAGGAACTATTGAAGGTATGCACGACCCTAAATTTAAAAGGATTGGAACTGGTGCATTAGCTTGTGGTATTGCATCTGTTGTTTTAGGAATATTTTGTATTATTTTAACTGGAGGTATCTAA